One stretch of Nitrospirota bacterium DNA includes these proteins:
- a CDS encoding B12-binding domain-containing radical SAM protein → MPKALLVYPGNKTIGFTYPMGLLYLAKSLIGAGIDVSIFHTGIDDIRKLKFEDYLFVGISMLTGKIISNGLHIARLIKKYNERIPVVIGGVHPSLLPRESLENELIDIVVIGEGDKTIEELALCLMNGQALSGIKGIGYKDKAKGVTINQPRELIDMDELDFDLPYELLGKGFFNAGVMPVHTSRGCPYRCGFCYNPAFNKRRYRRKSADRVVAEIEYLKDKYKVNNFGFDFEDEFFIDAKRAYEIFQSIIRKGLKIRWTAFCRFNTFDNAFNRFGSDFVDVLKRSGCHYLSFGAESGSQRLLDEVIQKDIEVEQIFRTVQRLKTAGIPHRVSFMCCFPTETDADLNATFTLINRISHNNPLIVLGLFKLVPLPGTRIYDLLKNQYDYKTPSSLEGWGNYEIPSTSFKDVTWLSRGYTKKCYNISLSANYPFYKDFKSYRAYKKFVYGIDSTYGTSYPDYIMARLQRWRYKKGFFRFMVEPVVFNRYIKIRMFLINYLLKRYLPERVYKTLKKWFGKNIGANPCH, encoded by the coding sequence ATGCCCAAGGCTCTTCTCGTATACCCGGGGAATAAAACGATAGGGTTTACATATCCCATGGGGCTTCTTTATTTAGCCAAGTCATTAATCGGGGCAGGTATAGATGTGTCGATATTCCATACAGGGATAGATGATATAAGAAAACTTAAATTTGAAGATTACCTTTTTGTCGGAATCAGTATGCTTACCGGAAAGATAATATCGAATGGCTTACACATCGCAAGGTTGATAAAAAAATATAATGAGCGGATTCCAGTTGTTATCGGAGGTGTGCATCCATCATTACTGCCTCGGGAGTCTTTGGAGAACGAGCTTATAGATATCGTCGTTATCGGAGAAGGAGACAAAACAATCGAAGAGCTTGCTTTATGCCTGATGAACGGACAGGCTCTCTCCGGAATAAAGGGTATAGGCTATAAAGATAAAGCCAAAGGGGTAACAATCAACCAGCCCAGAGAGCTTATAGATATGGATGAGCTTGATTTCGACCTGCCATATGAGCTTTTAGGTAAGGGTTTCTTTAATGCAGGGGTGATGCCTGTGCACACATCGAGGGGCTGTCCCTACAGATGTGGATTCTGTTATAACCCGGCATTTAACAAAAGGAGATACAGGCGTAAGAGCGCAGATAGGGTTGTAGCGGAGATAGAGTATCTAAAGGACAAGTATAAGGTTAATAATTTTGGTTTTGACTTTGAAGACGAATTTTTTATAGATGCTAAAAGGGCTTACGAGATATTCCAGTCCATTATCAGGAAGGGTTTAAAGATACGATGGACTGCGTTTTGCAGATTTAATACCTTTGATAATGCCTTTAACAGGTTCGGCAGTGATTTTGTGGATGTGCTGAAAAGGTCGGGATGTCATTATCTCAGCTTCGGAGCAGAGTCAGGCTCTCAAAGACTGCTGGATGAGGTTATTCAGAAAGACATTGAAGTGGAGCAGATATTCAGGACTGTTCAGAGACTTAAGACCGCAGGTATACCGCACAGGGTAAGCTTTATGTGTTGCTTTCCTACGGAGACGGATGCAGATTTAAATGCCACCTTTACTCTCATAAACCGAATATCTCATAACAACCCGTTGATAGTGCTTGGACTTTTTAAGCTCGTTCCACTTCCAGGAACCCGAATATACGATTTACTGAAAAATCAGTATGACTATAAAACGCCATCTTCCTTAGAAGGATGGGGGAATTATGAGATTCCAAGCACTTCGTTTAAAGATGTAACATGGCTCTCAAGAGGATATACAAAGAAGTGCTATAACATATCTTTATCTGCCAATTACCCGTTCTATAAGGATTTTAAATCTTATAGGGCATATAAAAAATTCGTTTATGGCATAGACTCCACATATGGGACCAGCTATCCTGACTATATCATGGCAAGGCTCCAAAGGTGGCGATATAAAAAAGGGTTTTTTAGATTTATGGTAGAGCCTGTTGTTTTTAATAGGTACATAAAAATCAGGATGTTTCTCATAAATTACCTTCTTAAACGCTATCTACCTGAAAGGGTATATAAAACATTGAAGAAATGGTTTGGGAAGAACATTGGGGCAAACCCATGTCATTAG
- a CDS encoding oligosaccharide flippase family protein has protein sequence MSLDIKRDSKLKSGINLVVVQLSMFLIPLLATPYIILKVGIGNYGAFIFFQSVMGLLSVIGSYGFVQTGVRDIANARTLKRLNYEYSQIFYSKLLALLVSVFIASILFWFDRFSSEKQLYTYSFLFLLMNFLDISFVYQGIEKLKDYVIANLVGNVFYLMSLFVFLGDKADYVYLPLIFSVPRISSLVFSIFALYVRFGIVPVFFSIKGIMKKLRKGLDCFLMNVFAIIYTRAHVVLLGVITGNTYVGYYSIADQLVFAYSNIQGKVSTVYQPQIAYAFKNNLEEGISKAKENILAISSIAIAGFIFTQFFAFDLLYALFGDIAMYSEIPLRVLSLNFISMQLNFILGIQILLSLHKDRELLLPSICAAVLNLSIGSVLIYYFKHIGAAISISSIEVLIFMYFYIKVRSFNIEVFGKGLLEKLLGYALGLVLTAGLLRLLYLSISAGIFIKLPLVMTLYVLVVLMSLRLSNIVDFKNKEVIVSN, from the coding sequence ATGTCATTAGATATTAAAAGGGACTCAAAACTCAAATCAGGCATCAATCTCGTGGTGGTTCAGCTTTCGATGTTTCTGATACCGCTTCTGGCAACCCCATATATAATACTCAAGGTCGGCATCGGAAACTATGGCGCATTTATATTCTTTCAGTCCGTAATGGGCTTGCTCTCCGTTATAGGCAGTTATGGGTTCGTCCAGACAGGTGTCAGGGACATAGCTAATGCAAGGACATTGAAGAGGCTCAATTACGAGTACTCGCAAATCTTTTATTCCAAGCTCCTTGCCCTGCTCGTGTCGGTTTTTATTGCATCTATTCTGTTTTGGTTTGATAGATTCAGCAGTGAAAAACAGCTCTATACATACTCATTCTTATTTCTTTTAATGAATTTTCTGGATATATCCTTTGTATATCAGGGAATAGAGAAGCTTAAGGATTATGTCATTGCAAATTTAGTTGGTAATGTGTTTTACCTTATGTCCTTGTTCGTTTTCCTTGGAGATAAGGCAGACTATGTATATCTTCCGCTTATATTTTCTGTGCCGAGGATTAGCTCCTTAGTGTTTTCCATATTTGCCCTTTATGTCAGGTTTGGGATTGTGCCTGTGTTTTTCAGCATAAAAGGGATAATGAAAAAGCTGAGAAAGGGGCTTGACTGCTTCCTAATGAATGTATTTGCGATTATTTATACGAGGGCACATGTTGTGCTTTTAGGAGTGATTACAGGTAATACCTATGTCGGGTATTATTCCATAGCAGACCAGCTTGTCTTTGCATACTCAAACATACAGGGAAAGGTGTCAACCGTGTATCAGCCCCAGATAGCATATGCCTTTAAGAATAATCTTGAGGAGGGCATCTCCAAGGCAAAGGAGAATATACTTGCAATCTCTTCGATAGCCATTGCAGGTTTTATATTTACACAGTTTTTTGCATTTGACCTGCTTTATGCATTGTTTGGGGATATTGCAATGTACTCGGAGATTCCGCTCAGGGTATTGTCGCTGAATTTTATATCGATGCAATTGAACTTTATCTTAGGAATACAGATACTGCTTTCTCTTCATAAAGACAGGGAACTGCTTCTGCCTTCCATATGTGCCGCAGTCTTAAACCTTTCCATTGGAAGTGTCTTGATATATTACTTTAAGCATATCGGTGCCGCAATCTCAATCTCATCCATAGAGGTCCTGATATTTATGTATTTTTATATAAAAGTGAGAAGCTTTAATATTGAGGTCTTCGGTAAGGGTTTGCTTGAGAAACTGCTTGGCTACGCATTGGGGCTTGTTCTTACCGCAGGTCTTTTGAGGCTTTTGTATTTATCCATATCCGCAGGCATCTTTATAAAACTACCACTTGTCATGACACTGTATGTTTTAGTTGTCTTAATGAGTCTGAGACTTTCAAACATCGTGGACTTTAAAAATAAAGAAGTAATCGTATCGAATTGA
- a CDS encoding glycosyltransferase family 1 protein: MNDFADFNSSEIAKNFKGGDVFYFSDAISANGIRHTEAMIKKIIKDKNISVVFFAPNGDSYELSIEFFSGLREMGVKNVLWVLDDEMIFDVLTKYYAQVFDAAITCDYYATFAYRKLGIPSLYYFSSYSKNDFPSLNNRFKDIDVSFVGDCTKANRLEYINHLRKNGIGISVFGEGSENGFIRKDDLSLILSRSKINLNFTRLNTPTASAWFLRDNTLTAVMRQNKGRPMEIAMAGSFCLSEYSSSLPVTFEIGKEMDVFYDKEDLLAKVGYYLENEDIRNQMAGNAHRKAVTLYDVDVFMPELLKELCNVLNSQSYVQMDLTIYKDTVFKKNHITRLTILMFYQFLKLRFKPALETFTNLFQYGLSVFFVSFLRGIRIAFLKVSSKFSRGIK, encoded by the coding sequence ATGAACGATTTTGCCGATTTCAACTCCAGCGAGATAGCGAAGAATTTTAAAGGGGGAGATGTATTTTATTTTTCGGATGCGATAAGTGCAAATGGGATAAGACATACGGAAGCCATGATTAAAAAGATAATAAAGGATAAAAATATCTCGGTTGTCTTTTTTGCGCCCAATGGGGATAGCTACGAGCTTTCCATAGAGTTTTTCAGTGGCTTAAGGGAGATGGGTGTCAAAAATGTGCTTTGGGTTTTAGATGACGAGATGATTTTCGATGTCCTGACAAAATACTATGCACAGGTGTTCGATGCCGCTATAACCTGCGATTATTATGCGACATTTGCCTATCGGAAATTAGGCATCCCTTCGCTTTATTATTTCTCCAGCTACTCAAAAAATGACTTTCCATCCTTGAACAATCGTTTCAAGGATATAGATGTGAGTTTCGTGGGAGACTGCACAAAGGCAAATAGGCTGGAATATATAAACCATTTAAGGAAAAACGGGATAGGTATAAGTGTCTTTGGAGAAGGCAGTGAGAATGGATTTATAAGGAAAGACGACCTATCTCTAATATTGTCCCGAAGCAAGATAAATCTGAATTTTACAAGGCTTAATACTCCTACGGCATCTGCATGGTTTCTTAGGGACAACACCCTGACCGCTGTTATGAGGCAAAACAAGGGAAGGCCTATGGAGATAGCAATGGCAGGGTCTTTTTGTCTGAGCGAGTATTCATCCTCTTTACCTGTTACATTCGAGATAGGCAAAGAGATGGATGTTTTTTACGACAAAGAAGACCTGCTTGCAAAGGTGGGGTATTATCTCGAAAATGAAGACATACGCAACCAGATGGCGGGCAACGCACATAGAAAGGCTGTAACGCTCTATGATGTAGATGTATTCATGCCCGAACTACTAAAAGAGCTATGTAATGTCCTGAACAGTCAGAGCTATGTCCAAATGGACTTGACGATATATAAGGACACTGTATTTAAAAAGAATCATATCACGAGGCTGACCATCCTGATGTTTTATCAGTTTTTAAAGCTTAGATTTAAGCCTGCCCTTGAGACATTTACGAATCTTTTTCAGTATGGACTCAGTGTTTTCTTTGTCTCTTTTTTAAGGGGGATAAGGATAGCGTTTTTGAAGGTGAGCTCTAAATTCAGTCGGGGTATAAAATAA
- the galE gene encoding UDP-glucose 4-epimerase GalE, protein MKILVTGGAGYIGSNVVKVLGEMGHEIVVYDNLSTGHEWAVLYGKLIKGDLKDKTLLDAVIEAFRPQVVMHFAASIDVKESVKAPLKYYRNNAVNTLNLLEVVVENNIKNFVFSSSAAVYGIPETIPVSEGAIVNPISPYGRSKVLVEGMLRDLSQASEFNYVSLRYFNVAGAEPELRIGQAYKEPTHLITKTLKTANGQYDKLLIFGSDYPTPDGTCIRDYIHVSDLAQAHILSLSYLSEGGKSRVFNCGYGYGYSVKEVISTVRAVTGRDFMVQESQRRHGDPPSLVADCMRLKRELNWCPLFDDLEYIIETAWGWELKISSLIRQEI, encoded by the coding sequence ATGAAGATTTTAGTTACAGGAGGTGCGGGATATATAGGAAGCAATGTTGTAAAGGTGCTTGGTGAAATGGGGCATGAGATTGTTGTTTACGATAACCTTTCCACAGGGCATGAATGGGCGGTTTTGTATGGAAAGCTGATTAAAGGCGACCTGAAGGATAAGACACTCCTCGATGCTGTAATTGAGGCATTTAGACCTCAGGTTGTGATGCATTTTGCGGCATCCATAGATGTCAAGGAATCTGTCAAAGCACCCCTAAAGTATTACAGGAACAATGCTGTAAATACACTTAATCTCTTAGAGGTTGTAGTTGAAAACAATATCAAGAATTTTGTTTTCTCTTCTTCTGCGGCTGTCTATGGCATACCAGAAACAATACCCGTAAGCGAAGGTGCTATTGTTAATCCTATAAGTCCATATGGCAGGTCAAAGGTTTTAGTAGAAGGGATGCTCAGGGATTTATCTCAGGCATCGGAGTTCAATTATGTTTCTCTCAGATATTTCAATGTTGCAGGCGCAGAGCCCGAATTGAGAATTGGTCAGGCATATAAAGAGCCCACGCATCTTATTACAAAGACACTGAAGACAGCAAATGGGCAGTACGATAAGCTATTAATATTTGGCTCTGACTACCCTACCCCTGATGGAACATGCATAAGAGACTACATCCATGTCTCAGACCTTGCTCAAGCACATATTTTATCTTTGTCGTATCTTTCAGAAGGTGGCAAAAGCAGGGTGTTTAACTGTGGATATGGCTATGGTTATTCTGTAAAAGAGGTCATCTCTACTGTAAGGGCAGTAACAGGCAGGGATTTCATGGTTCAGGAATCCCAGAGAAGGCACGGAGACCCACCTTCTTTAGTGGCTGACTGTATGAGACTAAAGAGGGAGCTAAACTGGTGCCCTCTCTTCGATGACCTCGAATATATAATCGAGACTGCATGGGGATGGGAGCTAAAGATATCTTCTCTAATCAGACAGGAGATATAA
- a CDS encoding glycosyltransferase yields the protein MPDIIHIHNYYNCLSPSVLSSIRSYRRQNGKPIKVVFTAHDFHLLCPFSLFVHYGIFSNRCLRLDGAPNIFQVLFYKWDVRGFPFSLAKKLQWLYAYAVNDLDREIDHIISPSEFMEGLLRERYSWLIPVSVIRNSFIGMDAIDSLKRSRDRNDKTLKMVFMGRLSPEKGLLEFIECLRKIDMDYTFKIIGDGHLKQDILKMVVQYGLDDRVVLTGQLEHHLALKELCLSDALVLPSTCYENAPLSLVEGALMGLRLITSSHGGMKEVAGLCGGAYLIEPSDCQSVKGALKRCHEDTVSEDTVSDKPIEDRDVGLLTSAFSENTYIEKLISVYDN from the coding sequence ATGCCTGATATAATACACATACATAATTATTATAACTGTCTTTCGCCGAGTGTTCTAAGTTCAATCAGGTCTTATAGGAGACAAAATGGTAAACCCATAAAGGTTGTCTTCACTGCCCATGATTTCCACCTCCTATGTCCATTCAGCCTGTTTGTGCATTACGGCATTTTCTCAAATAGGTGTTTGAGGCTTGATGGTGCACCAAATATATTTCAGGTGCTTTTTTATAAATGGGATGTGAGGGGTTTTCCATTCAGTCTCGCAAAAAAACTTCAGTGGCTCTATGCATATGCGGTCAATGACCTTGACAGGGAGATAGACCACATCATATCACCAAGTGAGTTTATGGAAGGGCTTTTAAGGGAGAGGTATTCATGGTTAATCCCTGTGTCTGTCATAAGAAATTCCTTTATTGGCATGGATGCCATTGATTCATTAAAACGCTCGAGAGATAGAAATGATAAAACCCTAAAAATGGTTTTCATGGGCCGTCTATCCCCGGAAAAAGGACTTTTGGAGTTTATAGAGTGTCTAAGAAAGATTGACATGGATTATACATTTAAGATTATAGGAGATGGTCATCTGAAACAGGACATTCTGAAAATGGTAGTGCAGTATGGGCTAGATGATAGGGTAGTACTCACTGGACAGCTTGAGCATCATCTGGCACTAAAGGAGCTTTGTTTGAGCGATGCCCTTGTCCTGCCATCGACATGCTATGAGAATGCACCTCTTTCACTTGTGGAAGGTGCGCTTATGGGTCTCAGACTTATAACCTCAAGCCATGGTGGGATGAAGGAAGTGGCAGGGCTTTGTGGCGGGGCTTATCTTATTGAGCCCTCAGACTGCCAATCGGTTAAAGGGGCTTTAAAGAGATGTCATGAGGACACTGTCTCTGAGGACACTGTCTCGGATAAACCTATAGAAGACAGGGATGTCGGGCTTTTGACTTCTGCTTTTAGCGAAAACACTTACATAGAAAAATTAATCAGTGTCTACGATAACTAA
- a CDS encoding glycosyltransferase family 39 protein produces the protein MSTITKRHILLLSPFIGYILFVIPFLNQLPMHEEVIHLVHSSTWEGALQYFWHPPTYVLLAKLTRSVLGDSYQVLYLIGILSAILNLYLIYRILNAMPVSGSLSRQWYLLVGMWIFVLMPIAVHGSLLLEIEGTVLTPMCLLAVWFYIKNIEEEDSIRFNVIAGLLFGLSMWAKYFATPFLLIFAVFLSQCSGGKPFLRAFRNLSIILTSALGFFIPTYLLYSYLFIPGINSFAFVFSEKPKEGITLFLSGKIIIPIVSKLTAFTFWFSPFFIAFLLYFGYKLLRRWREFPMERFFLISIFLIFIFYLIAHPYPFAESKYFYPMFPLVAILSSRLFAINKIKLPPLRYVFLIPIAGALMFFVLGDPLYKSLYFYRSQLTGRMVSYIGLYVFVNLAIFSIVYLILSRRVGGFINTFSSSLIYLTISASLSLFLNQAIGQYQTKYQYGETGIGETIAYVNSEIAHENKKMGKIILPGEINYYAGLNKASSFREFGISSDWRWIVERKVNILRLSPENLKLLNNRYDLIKQIGSYRIYKRKG, from the coding sequence GTGTCTACGATAACTAAAAGGCATATCCTTTTACTCAGTCCGTTTATAGGCTATATATTGTTCGTGATTCCTTTTTTGAATCAACTGCCTATGCATGAGGAGGTCATACATCTTGTTCATTCGAGCACATGGGAAGGTGCACTTCAATATTTCTGGCATCCTCCGACTTATGTGCTTCTGGCAAAGCTAACGAGGAGTGTGCTCGGGGATTCTTATCAGGTATTGTATCTTATCGGAATCCTATCTGCCATCCTGAACCTGTATCTCATATACAGGATACTAAATGCTATGCCTGTGAGCGGCTCCTTAAGCCGTCAATGGTATTTATTGGTTGGCATGTGGATATTTGTTTTAATGCCAATTGCTGTGCACGGCTCGCTCCTTTTGGAGATAGAGGGCACTGTCTTAACCCCAATGTGTCTACTTGCCGTATGGTTTTATATAAAGAATATCGAGGAAGAGGACTCTATAAGGTTCAATGTTATAGCTGGACTTCTTTTTGGGCTTTCGATGTGGGCAAAGTATTTTGCCACTCCATTTCTCCTTATATTTGCTGTTTTTCTGTCCCAGTGTAGCGGAGGTAAGCCTTTTTTAAGGGCATTCAGAAATCTTTCGATAATCCTGACATCCGCACTTGGTTTTTTTATCCCGACATATCTACTTTATAGCTATCTTTTCATACCGGGGATAAACTCCTTTGCCTTTGTTTTTTCCGAAAAGCCAAAAGAGGGCATTACGCTTTTTCTGTCAGGCAAGATAATTATTCCCATAGTCAGCAAACTTACTGCCTTTACTTTCTGGTTTAGCCCGTTTTTTATAGCGTTTCTCCTTTATTTTGGCTATAAGCTCCTTCGCAGGTGGAGAGAGTTTCCAATGGAACGATTTTTTCTTATTTCGATTTTTCTCATATTTATTTTTTATCTAATAGCGCATCCGTATCCCTTTGCAGAGTCCAAGTATTTTTATCCGATGTTTCCATTGGTTGCGATTCTAAGTTCAAGGCTTTTTGCGATAAATAAGATTAAGCTTCCTCCACTACGGTATGTCTTCCTCATCCCCATAGCAGGGGCACTCATGTTTTTCGTTCTTGGAGACCCTCTGTATAAGAGCCTTTATTTTTATAGAAGCCAGCTTACAGGCAGGATGGTCTCTTACATCGGTTTATATGTATTTGTGAATCTCGCTATCTTTAGCATTGTTTATCTGATATTGTCCCGCAGGGTAGGCGGGTTTATTAATACCTTTTCATCCTCGCTCATCTATCTTACGATAAGCGCCAGTTTATCTCTTTTTTTAAATCAGGCAATCGGCCAATATCAGACGAAATACCAATATGGAGAGACAGGCATCGGTGAGACAATCGCATATGTAAATTCAGAGATTGCTCATGAAAACAAAAAGATGGGGAAAATAATACTTCCGGGTGAGATAAATTATTATGCCGGGCTAAATAAGGCTTCTTCGTTCAGAGAATTCGGCATTTCTTCTGATTGGCGCTGGATTGTAGAAAGAAAGGTGAATATCCTCAGACTTTCGCCTGAAAATCTGAAATTACTGAATAACAGGTATGACCTGATAAAGCAGATAGGCTCGTATCGGATTTATAAAAGAAAAGGGTAG
- a CDS encoding O-antigen ligase family protein has product MGFKLVVLFVFSVFLLSSGDTLKIASVNASSLVSILMVAVFLFNGLLGRRFVLKSHPLQLPLALLFSWALISLLITGIVPSNAIPSEAYSYAWTTGLNHPDFRGLSFLLRLILVIFAIEFIVSNVGTKKKYFTVVNVTIMLYFIVCLLGFLQVVMLKVFNVGFGNITVISETEGYFRIGGYVGEPQTFGLILLSGFFPVYALIKTGSDKSWFSKRFLGIILFLAVVDLLFTFSVSMMIAMLVAFLIVRRQFYRKKSLLIPLISISILFFLFYTAINVMVVTKLVSELSSVNARTLTLIIGYSMFADNPLSGVGIGQSPLLAEQVSGTINQDFWVLSFDKSRVPVLNSYIEWLAETGAVGLLILAWIAYRLYKLAKGGGCSGDCTFVRMGYGGSILALAIAANSSSGNFYTGGFALSLAMYVAGMKIFKAD; this is encoded by the coding sequence ATGGGGTTTAAATTAGTAGTGCTTTTTGTTTTCTCGGTGTTTTTGCTTTCAAGCGGAGACACCCTCAAGATTGCCTCTGTGAATGCATCTTCGCTGGTTTCCATACTGATGGTAGCGGTTTTTTTGTTTAATGGACTTTTAGGTAGACGGTTTGTCCTGAAATCTCATCCCCTACAGTTGCCGTTAGCTCTTCTTTTTTCATGGGCATTAATCTCACTGCTTATAACAGGTATCGTGCCTTCCAATGCTATTCCATCGGAAGCCTACTCCTATGCATGGACAACAGGCCTCAACCACCCTGATTTTCGGGGATTGTCATTTCTTCTCAGGCTGATTCTTGTTATATTTGCGATTGAGTTTATAGTCTCGAATGTGGGTACAAAGAAAAAATACTTCACAGTGGTCAATGTCACGATAATGCTTTATTTTATCGTATGCCTTTTAGGCTTTCTACAGGTGGTAATGCTAAAGGTGTTTAATGTTGGATTTGGCAATATAACGGTTATTTCAGAGACAGAGGGCTATTTTCGTATAGGAGGCTATGTTGGAGAGCCACAGACATTTGGCTTGATACTGTTGAGTGGGTTTTTCCCGGTATATGCCTTAATAAAGACAGGTTCTGATAAAAGCTGGTTTTCAAAAAGATTTCTAGGGATTATTTTATTCCTTGCAGTAGTAGATTTGCTCTTTACATTTTCCGTATCGATGATGATTGCGATGCTGGTGGCTTTTCTAATAGTCCGAAGGCAATTCTATAGGAAAAAAAGCTTGCTTATACCTCTAATTTCCATCTCAATCCTGTTTTTTCTCTTTTACACTGCGATAAATGTAATGGTCGTTACGAAGCTCGTATCCGAGCTTTCTTCTGTTAATGCACGGACCCTTACATTAATTATTGGTTATAGCATGTTTGCGGATAACCCATTGAGCGGGGTTGGCATTGGGCAGTCTCCACTTTTGGCAGAGCAAGTATCAGGGACGATAAATCAGGATTTCTGGGTCTTGAGCTTCGATAAATCCCGGGTTCCGGTCCTTAATTCATATATAGAGTGGCTGGCAGAGACAGGTGCAGTAGGGCTTTTAATCCTCGCATGGATAGCTTACAGGCTGTATAAGCTTGCAAAAGGGGGAGGGTGCTCTGGAGACTGCACATTCGTCAGAATGGGCTATGGCGGCTCGATACTGGCATTGGCAATTGCCGCTAATTCAAGCAGTGGGAATTTCTATACAGGCGGGTTTGCTCTATCACTTGCAATGTATGTGGCAGGGATGAAGATATTCAAGGCTGATTAG
- a CDS encoding glycosyltransferase family 9 protein, translating to MKEDDTKRNQPAILIIQLGQIGDFVLSSPVFRGVKESYDGKAHITVMTDPVNEALARKNRHVDDVILYNSQKYYRYKSLYLKKLKFPKIALKDRRFDYAIWLRADITTFLWLLKNRIPMRSLTKYPNPLRWAWMPLITGRAVKRRFIHYVECLDDLTGVKVSESACKPEYRPFIWQGDQKVVFIHVSAGSGLRKWSKENFSELCRRLLKWSPDIRINLLGGKTDHEVALSIKEHSSLSEYSDRIGNLCGKIALTELSKALSEGTLYIGFDSGPLHIAASSGIPIVALMGPQSPQLFKPWGKQEIRIIYKGLYCSPCWQFYCFHTASQAGLCISAIQPEEVFNEAKAILSKTL from the coding sequence GTGAAAGAGGATGACACCAAGAGAAATCAGCCTGCTATCTTAATAATCCAGCTTGGCCAGATTGGAGATTTCGTCTTATCCTCTCCTGTTTTTAGGGGAGTAAAGGAATCTTACGATGGAAAGGCACATATAACTGTTATGACCGACCCTGTAAACGAAGCCCTTGCAAGGAAAAATCGGCATGTAGACGATGTCATCCTTTATAACTCACAGAAGTATTATCGCTATAAATCTTTATACCTAAAGAAACTTAAATTCCCCAAGATTGCATTAAAGGACAGGAGATTCGACTATGCGATATGGCTGAGGGCAGATATTACCACATTCCTCTGGCTTTTAAAAAACAGGATTCCCATGAGGTCTCTTACGAAATATCCAAACCCTCTCAGGTGGGCATGGATGCCTTTAATCACAGGAAGGGCTGTTAAGAGGCGGTTTATCCATTATGTTGAGTGTCTCGATGACCTTACAGGCGTTAAGGTTAGCGAGTCTGCATGTAAACCTGAATATCGTCCCTTTATATGGCAAGGTGACCAAAAGGTTGTGTTTATTCATGTCTCAGCAGGTAGTGGACTCAGGAAGTGGTCCAAGGAGAATTTTTCAGAGCTATGTAGGCGGTTATTGAAATGGAGCCCTGATATTAGAATAAATCTCTTAGGCGGTAAGACGGACCATGAGGTTGCCCTGAGCATAAAGGAGCACAGCTCTCTATCGGAGTATTCTGATAGGATAGGGAATCTATGTGGCAAGATAGCCCTGACAGAGCTTTCTAAAGCACTCTCTGAGGGGACCTTATATATCGGATTTGACAGTGGGCCCCTTCATATAGCGGCATCATCAGGGATTCCTATAGTTGCACTGATGGGACCGCAATCTCCCCAGCTTTTCAAGCCATGGGGGAAACAGGAAATCAGGATAATCTATAAAGGGCTTTATTGCTCTCCCTGCTGGCAGTTTTATTGTTTTCATACTGCCTCTCAAGCAGGATTGTGCATTTCGGCTATCCAGCCCGAAGAGGTTTTTAATGAGGCAAAGGCTATCTTGAGTAAGACTCTATGA